In Chloracidobacterium sp., one genomic interval encodes:
- a CDS encoding zinc-ribbon domain-containing protein, which yields MILRCDNCSVSLQLDESKVPSGNFTVRCPRCQNMLRVQKDASGKGLSTVEQLQSNKPATAVPDGAQEFAAKESELQINTALRSLLSALQTDNRSSATEESEEKPRRVLLCLGEKRNAVAKILADAGYKVYIAETPAQANERLRDGKTELLIFSPDFAPDLGGAGVIQQKANAMYSSERRRLYLVSLENEGTTMNAHDAFMRNLNLVVNAQDLAQLPLILNRALNDYNELYNYFNRSSNLAPI from the coding sequence ATGATCTTACGCTGCGATAATTGCTCTGTTTCCTTACAGTTAGATGAATCGAAAGTGCCCAGCGGCAATTTTACGGTTCGGTGCCCGCGTTGCCAGAATATGCTTCGCGTACAAAAGGACGCCTCGGGCAAAGGCCTCTCGACCGTTGAACAGCTTCAGTCGAACAAGCCGGCCACGGCGGTTCCTGACGGTGCTCAAGAGTTTGCCGCGAAAGAGTCCGAGCTGCAGATAAACACGGCCCTGAGGTCGCTGCTTTCTGCCTTGCAGACCGATAATCGCAGTTCGGCAACTGAGGAAAGTGAAGAGAAGCCGCGCCGCGTGCTTTTGTGCCTGGGTGAGAAGCGCAATGCGGTTGCAAAGATCCTCGCAGACGCGGGATATAAGGTCTATATCGCGGAAACACCGGCTCAGGCGAATGAGCGTTTACGCGACGGCAAAACGGAGTTGTTGATCTTCTCGCCCGATTTCGCACCCGACCTCGGCGGTGCGGGCGTGATACAGCAGAAGGCGAACGCGATGTATTCGTCCGAGCGCCGCCGACTCTATCTCGTCTCGCTCGAAAATGAAGGCACCACAATGAACGCTCATGATGCCTTTATGCGTAATCTGAACTTGGTAGTCAACGCGCAGGATCTTGCTCAGTTGCCGCTGATACTCAATCGCGCACTCAACGATTACAACGAGTTGTACAATTACTTCAACCGATCGAGCAATCTTGCCCCGATCTAG
- a CDS encoding ATP-dependent zinc metalloprotease FtsH, translating to MIISSALVFVWFLQKGQAKPAQELSIDSAITRINNKEIKQAVFKQSQVEFTDVNGAKFVTTVGGDPTVELLKKKIDDFNDQNPGSSQITTSDEAKSEGWGWILLIQALPFILLMGFLAFTLRQMQAGGNKALSFGKSKAKLLNNQQKRVTFKDVAGVDEAKEELQEIIEFLKDPQKFQKLGGKIPKGVLMVGPPGTGKTLLAKAVAGEANVPFFSISGSDFVEMFVGVGASRVRDLFEQGKKNAPCIIFIDEIDAVGRHRGAGLGGGHDEREQTLNQLLVEMDGFESNDGVILMASTNRPDVLDPALLRPGRFDRRVVVGRPDVRGREGILKVHTRKIPLDEGVDVSVIARGTPGFTGADLANIVNEAALNAARYNKKVVTMSDFEIAKDKVMMGAERKSMVISDEEKRITAYHEAGHTLVGLKVPNIDPVHKVTIIPRGMALGVTMYLPEKDRLSASKEYLLGQIAMAMGGRIAEEIFIGSITTGASNDIEKATEVARAMVCEYGMSELGPLTFGKKEEQIFLGREIAQHRDYSEDTAIKIDEQVKKIVSEQYARAEKIIRENHDAMVRLAEALLEFETLDSVQIRRVVAGLPLDGETSTPDDDGGTPETEGPSTNPFKKPILPPTPATA from the coding sequence ATGATAATATCGAGCGCGTTGGTGTTCGTATGGTTCCTGCAGAAGGGCCAAGCGAAACCGGCGCAGGAGCTCTCGATCGACTCTGCCATCACACGCATTAACAATAAAGAGATCAAACAGGCAGTGTTCAAGCAGTCGCAGGTCGAATTTACCGATGTGAATGGTGCGAAATTCGTTACTACGGTCGGCGGAGACCCGACGGTCGAGCTTCTAAAAAAGAAGATCGATGACTTTAACGATCAAAATCCCGGAAGTTCACAGATCACGACCAGCGATGAGGCAAAAAGTGAGGGTTGGGGCTGGATCCTCTTGATACAGGCATTGCCGTTCATCCTGCTTATGGGTTTTCTCGCATTTACGCTGCGGCAGATGCAGGCGGGCGGCAACAAGGCTCTCTCGTTCGGAAAATCGAAGGCAAAGCTGCTCAATAATCAGCAAAAACGCGTAACGTTCAAGGACGTCGCCGGTGTGGATGAGGCAAAAGAGGAACTGCAGGAGATCATCGAATTCCTTAAAGATCCGCAGAAGTTCCAAAAGCTCGGCGGCAAGATACCAAAGGGCGTCCTAATGGTCGGCCCTCCGGGAACGGGCAAGACATTGCTTGCAAAGGCGGTCGCCGGAGAAGCGAACGTTCCTTTCTTCTCGATCTCGGGTTCGGATTTTGTTGAGATGTTCGTCGGTGTAGGTGCAAGCCGAGTTCGCGACCTGTTCGAGCAGGGCAAGAAGAACGCTCCGTGCATCATCTTTATCGACGAGATCGATGCCGTAGGGCGGCATCGCGGTGCGGGGCTTGGCGGAGGACACGACGAACGTGAGCAGACGCTCAATCAATTGCTTGTCGAGATGGATGGTTTTGAATCCAACGACGGCGTTATCCTGATGGCATCAACGAACAGGCCCGATGTGCTCGACCCTGCGTTGCTTCGGCCCGGCCGTTTTGATCGGCGTGTTGTCGTCGGGCGTCCGGATGTTCGCGGACGCGAAGGCATCTTGAAGGTTCACACGCGAAAGATACCGCTTGACGAAGGCGTTGATGTAAGCGTCATCGCACGCGGCACGCCCGGCTTTACCGGAGCCGACCTTGCCAACATAGTGAACGAAGCGGCACTTAACGCGGCGCGTTACAACAAGAAAGTTGTAACGATGAGCGACTTTGAGATCGCAAAGGACAAGGTGATGATGGGTGCTGAGCGGAAGTCGATGGTGATTTCCGACGAAGAGAAACGCATTACCGCCTATCACGAAGCCGGCCACACGCTTGTCGGGCTTAAAGTACCCAATATCGATCCTGTTCACAAGGTAACGATCATCCCGCGCGGCATGGCGCTCGGCGTTACGATGTATCTGCCGGAAAAAGACAGGCTGTCGGCATCGAAAGAGTATTTGCTTGGCCAGATCGCGATGGCGATGGGCGGCCGCATCGCCGAGGAAATCTTTATCGGCAGCATCACGACCGGTGCGTCGAACGATATTGAAAAGGCTACTGAGGTTGCACGAGCGATGGTTTGCGAATACGGTATGAGTGAACTTGGCCCGCTTACCTTCGGCAAGAAGGAAGAGCAGATATTCCTCGGGCGCGAGATCGCGCAGCACCGCGATTATTCGGAAGATACGGCCATAAAGATCGATGAGCAGGTCAAGAAGATCGTATCCGAGCAGTACGCTCGTGCTGAGAAGATCATTCGCGAGAATCACGACGCCATGGTGCGGCTTGCTGAGGCGCTTCTCGAATTTGAGACGCTCGACAGCGTTCAAATACGCCGTGTTGTCGCCGGATTGCCGCTTGATGGTGAAACTTCTACGCCGGATGATGACGGCGGAACGCCGGAGACCGAGGGTCCTTCGACCAATCCGTTCAAGAAGCCGATCCTGCCGCCGACGCCGGCGACCGCCTGA
- the folP gene encoding dihydropteroate synthase, translating into MLSWQTAKRVIQSERPLVMGILNVTPDSFSDGGRFDTVDAALHHAAQMIAEGADILDVGGESTRPGSSRTSVDVEIARVAGVIEQLAKRFDVPISVDTSRAAAARAAIDHGAEIINDISGLRFDAEIASVASKANAGLVLMHSRGEFAEMHTQPPVDDIVACVERDLAASIETARGRGVKDTQIVLDVGIGFGKTTAQNAELIRDHGKIREHFSGFAFLGGASRKSFIGKMLGDAPVNKRLGGSLIAAVAFVRNGASMVRVHDVAETVQAIKIARELGLFDTSVFQ; encoded by the coding sequence ATGTTGAGTTGGCAGACAGCAAAGCGTGTAATTCAGTCGGAACGCCCGCTTGTGATGGGCATTTTGAACGTAACGCCCGACAGTTTCAGCGATGGCGGCCGTTTTGATACGGTTGATGCGGCGTTGCATCATGCTGCGCAAATGATAGCCGAAGGTGCCGACATTCTGGATGTCGGCGGTGAATCGACACGTCCCGGAAGCAGCCGTACGAGCGTCGATGTCGAGATCGCACGCGTTGCCGGCGTGATCGAACAACTCGCAAAACGCTTTGATGTGCCCATATCCGTCGATACATCGCGTGCTGCCGCGGCGCGTGCCGCGATAGATCACGGCGCAGAGATAATAAACGATATTTCGGGCCTGCGGTTTGATGCCGAGATCGCCTCTGTCGCTTCAAAGGCGAACGCCGGCCTTGTGCTTATGCACTCGCGCGGCGAATTTGCCGAGATGCACACGCAGCCGCCCGTTGATGATATCGTCGCGTGCGTTGAACGTGACCTTGCGGCCTCGATCGAAACCGCTCGCGGCCGCGGCGTTAAGGACACGCAGATCGTTCTCGACGTGGGCATCGGCTTTGGCAAGACTACGGCACAAAATGCCGAGCTGATACGCGACCACGGCAAAATACGCGAGCACTTTTCGGGCTTTGCGTTCCTCGGCGGTGCCTCGCGCAAGTCATTTATCGGCAAAATGCTCGGCGATGCGCCCGTGAACAAGCGGCTTGGCGGCAGCTTGATCGCCGCTGTTGCGTTCGTACGCAACGGCGCCTCGATGGTGCGTGTCCATGATGTCGCCGAGACCGTCCAGGCTATCAAAATTGCCCGCGAACTCGGACTTTTTGATACATCTGTGTTTCAATAG
- a CDS encoding PilT/PilU family type 4a pilus ATPase, with product MSLLDIAPIIEQMLLVSENVSDLNFSANQKPQVEINGVLYPTSPFGIGRLTAYQTEIIAMSLIRDNPDAAAHLAKYRTADLSYALPGKCRFRVNIFQQRNSFSIVMRVIPHKIPSFDDLRLPHTLADIADIRNGIVLLTGPTGSGKSSTLAAVIDRINETKAYHIITIEDPIEFLHNHKRSTINQREVGADTKDFASALRAALRQAPKVILVGEMRDLETAEIALEAAETGHLVLSTLHTIDASKTIDRIIGLYPKNEERIIRTRLAQTFRYIVSQRLIPKADGKGRIAAVEILKSNPRTREYIEKGESEGKTLLDAIRDGELDGMQDFDSVIRGLIERGEISMEDGLSFATNQNNLLLQLKGLASTEDYINANPPKFDGQAPAAPQPPPTDSVLSMIE from the coding sequence ATGAGTTTGTTAGATATTGCACCAATCATCGAGCAAATGTTGCTCGTATCGGAAAATGTCAGCGACCTCAACTTTTCGGCGAACCAAAAGCCGCAAGTTGAGATAAACGGTGTACTTTATCCGACGTCACCATTCGGTATCGGACGTCTCACGGCATATCAGACCGAAATAATAGCAATGTCGCTAATACGCGACAATCCCGACGCCGCGGCACATCTCGCCAAATATCGAACGGCGGATCTCAGCTACGCGTTACCCGGAAAATGCCGTTTTCGCGTTAACATTTTTCAGCAGCGCAATTCTTTCTCGATCGTAATGCGCGTCATTCCTCATAAGATCCCGAGCTTTGACGATCTCAGGCTGCCGCACACATTAGCCGATATTGCAGATATCCGCAACGGCATCGTCCTCTTGACGGGGCCGACCGGTTCGGGAAAGAGTTCGACGCTTGCGGCGGTGATCGACCGCATCAACGAGACAAAGGCGTACCACATCATCACGATCGAGGATCCGATCGAGTTCCTGCATAATCACAAGAGATCGACCATCAATCAGCGCGAAGTGGGTGCTGACACAAAGGACTTTGCCTCTGCCCTGCGTGCCGCATTGCGGCAGGCGCCAAAGGTTATTCTGGTCGGTGAGATGCGCGACCTCGAAACCGCGGAGATCGCCCTCGAGGCTGCTGAAACCGGCCACTTGGTTCTCTCGACCCTGCATACGATCGATGCTTCAAAGACGATCGACCGCATTATCGGCCTGTATCCCAAGAACGAGGAAAGGATCATCCGGACGAGGCTCGCTCAGACCTTCCGCTACATCGTCTCACAGCGTTTGATACCAAAGGCTGACGGCAAAGGCCGCATCGCAGCCGTCGAAATTCTAAAATCGAACCCGCGAACTCGTGAATATATTGAAAAGGGCGAGAGCGAGGGTAAAACGCTCCTTGACGCGATCCGCGACGGCGAGCTCGACGGTATGCAGGATTTCGACAGCGTCATCCGCGGGCTTATCGAAAGGGGCGAGATATCAATGGAGGACGGATTGTCCTTCGCCACAAATCAGAACAACCTGCTTCTGCAACTCAAAGGCCTCGCATCGACCGAGGACTATATCAACGCAAATCCGCCAAAATTCGATGGCCAGGCTCCGGCCGCTCCTCAGCCGCCGCCGACAGACTCGGTCCTCAGCATGATCGAATAG
- the tilS gene encoding tRNA lysidine(34) synthetase TilS gives MRDFERHLITQWRSLELPAAGVTVVVGVSGGADSLSLLLALHSLRKQEKLAIRIVAAHFNHGIRGGESDDDEEFVRSITSRLGVELAVGHAHGLTRGADVEQRARAARYEFLARIAENVKAFAVLTAHTMNDQAETFLMNLLRGSGPRGLQGIKPKRLFTREYGADRKRTAENILLIRPLIGWAKRLDTEAFCHECDVAYRYDSMNEDTAYRRVHIRKILMPLLADINPNIIETLSRTALLMQGLPLPHIPWADEDEPLIAPLREMSENERLDAVRVWLEARRDSTRSLGLKHVQAVVSLALSEKSGRRAELPGGFSVVRSRGRLIFKRK, from the coding sequence GTGAGAGATTTCGAGAGACACTTGATCACCCAATGGCGAAGCCTCGAACTGCCGGCTGCGGGCGTTACGGTCGTAGTTGGTGTCTCGGGCGGCGCTGATTCGTTGAGCCTTCTGCTGGCCCTTCACTCTCTCCGTAAACAGGAGAAGCTCGCGATACGGATCGTCGCGGCACACTTCAATCACGGTATTCGAGGCGGCGAGAGCGATGATGACGAAGAATTCGTTCGGTCAATAACAAGCCGGCTTGGGGTTGAGCTTGCGGTCGGCCATGCACACGGGCTCACGCGCGGAGCGGATGTCGAGCAGCGTGCCCGTGCAGCTCGGTACGAGTTTCTGGCTCGCATTGCCGAGAATGTGAAGGCATTCGCCGTCCTTACCGCCCACACGATGAATGACCAGGCTGAAACGTTCCTGATGAACCTGCTCCGAGGAAGCGGGCCGCGCGGCCTGCAGGGCATTAAGCCGAAAAGGCTGTTTACCCGTGAATATGGGGCTGACCGCAAGCGGACGGCGGAAAATATCTTGCTCATACGGCCGCTGATCGGGTGGGCAAAGCGCTTGGACACCGAGGCTTTTTGCCACGAATGCGATGTTGCGTATCGTTACGACTCGATGAATGAGGATACCGCATACCGCCGCGTACATATCCGGAAGATCCTGATGCCGCTTTTGGCGGATATCAACCCCAACATCATCGAGACGCTTTCGCGCACGGCTCTATTGATGCAGGGATTGCCGCTGCCGCATATACCTTGGGCAGATGAGGATGAGCCTTTGATCGCCCCGCTGCGTGAAATGAGCGAAAATGAGCGGCTCGATGCGGTCCGCGTGTGGTTAGAGGCCCGCAGGGACAGTACGCGCAGCTTGGGGCTTAAGCACGTACAGGCCGTCGTATCGCTTGCCCTCAGCGAAAAGAGCGGCCGGCGTGCCGAACTTCCGGGCGGCTTTAGTGTCGTGCGTTCGCGGGGGCGTTTGATCTTTAAGCGGAAATAG
- the thiE gene encoding thiamine phosphate synthase, translated as MFRPLPKIYAITDRRISGLTHAEQVIRLVDSGITLIQLREKELGAGEWFDDACRAVEYAHQFNASVIVNDRLDVAMAARADGVHLGQTDLPATEARRIAGEKMIIGVSTHTIEQAKAAVLQPVDYLAFGPIFATGTKQEADPVVGIDLLPRIKRMAGRLSLVAIGGITAENISSVLDSGADCVAVVSSLLKGGAISKNTEQFIKLFKHY; from the coding sequence GTGTTTCGGCCGCTGCCAAAGATTTACGCGATCACAGACCGCCGCATATCCGGCCTTACTCATGCCGAGCAGGTCATCCGTTTGGTCGATTCCGGCATCACACTGATCCAGCTTCGCGAAAAAGAGCTTGGTGCCGGCGAATGGTTCGACGATGCCTGCCGCGCTGTCGAATATGCTCATCAGTTCAACGCCTCGGTGATCGTTAACGATCGGCTTGATGTCGCCATGGCGGCGCGGGCGGACGGTGTTCACCTCGGTCAAACGGATCTTCCTGCTACTGAAGCACGCCGTATCGCAGGCGAAAAGATGATTATCGGTGTCTCCACCCACACCATCGAACAGGCAAAGGCAGCCGTTCTGCAACCTGTCGATTATCTGGCGTTCGGGCCGATTTTCGCTACCGGAACAAAGCAAGAGGCCGATCCGGTGGTCGGCATCGATCTCTTGCCGCGTATCAAGCGCATGGCGGGCCGCCTTTCCCTTGTTGCAATAGGCGGGATCACGGCAGAGAATATCTCGTCCGTTCTCGACTCGGGAGCGGATTGCGTGGCAGTGGTCAGCTCCCTTCTGAAAGGCGGGGCGATCAGCAAAAACACCGAGCAGTTTATTAAACTTTTTAAACATTATTAA
- a CDS encoding LptE family protein: protein MKALTLPCLLVCLFLTAGFTECYKPVTSTGLPKDIKTIAVPAFTFEAKAMRYKLESRFTEAVSREIIRRGNGLKVQGNRAGADAVVEGTMRSFGISGVLLDREGRARVYEVTIVAAVTVRDLHSEKILYDNQNLVFRDSFEFAEDPRSFFNEEDPAVQRMARTFAESVVSAIVNGIGVAEEKK from the coding sequence ATGAAAGCCTTAACTCTGCCTTGCCTGCTCGTGTGCCTGTTCCTGACCGCAGGTTTTACCGAGTGTTACAAACCCGTAACAAGCACCGGACTGCCAAAAGATATCAAGACCATTGCCGTGCCGGCCTTTACTTTCGAGGCCAAGGCAATGCGTTATAAACTGGAGTCCCGCTTTACCGAAGCCGTAAGCCGCGAGATCATCCGGCGAGGCAACGGCCTCAAAGTTCAAGGGAACCGCGCGGGCGCCGACGCCGTCGTCGAGGGCACGATGCGGAGCTTCGGCATCTCGGGCGTGCTTCTCGATCGCGAAGGTCGTGCGAGGGTCTATGAAGTAACGATCGTCGCCGCGGTTACGGTGCGAGATCTGCACAGCGAGAAGATACTCTATGACAATCAGAACCTCGTCTTTCGCGATTCATTCGAGTTCGCGGAAGACCCGCGTTCGTTCTTTAATGAGGAAGACCCCGCCGTGCAGAGAATGGCTCGAACATTCGCTGAATCGGTGGTATCCGCAATTGTGAACGGCATCGGCGTCGCCGAAGAGAAAAAGTAA
- the holA gene encoding DNA polymerase III subunit delta produces the protein MLTVDELREHVKDRRFLPVYILYGTEEYLRDRAVKTIIERAFDEGEFRDFNEAEFSLNSEDALPKALAAAQQLPMMASRRVVRINNVRITATGRNDTVKEEHEAILKAYFDDPSPSSVVIFIAEELNGVRKMGKLLRSQPGTVEFTQLDDEKAASWARSTFKKAGVSIDGTALRHLISLVGNDIRRLSNEVDKLTTASFPSMLVDQQLIDLLVPNTREMTNFALAGQILKQDKRAALEVLRKILDDGAEPVMLIGLLGYNFRTLLIAASMMSQGADRRDITAVLRRPTREQDEIFHAARRYGKKKLGEMLRRIAETDLALKTSLGGGGPQGSRLLMEVLVCELAAA, from the coding sequence ATGCTGACGGTCGATGAGCTTCGCGAGCATGTAAAGGATCGGCGGTTCCTGCCGGTCTATATCCTCTACGGAACGGAGGAATATCTGCGCGACCGCGCCGTCAAGACCATTATCGAAAGAGCCTTTGACGAGGGCGAATTTCGAGACTTTAATGAAGCAGAATTCAGCCTTAACAGCGAGGATGCCCTGCCGAAGGCTCTGGCCGCAGCTCAGCAGCTTCCTATGATGGCATCGCGCCGCGTGGTTCGCATCAACAATGTCAGAATTACCGCAACGGGCCGCAACGATACGGTAAAAGAAGAACATGAAGCGATCTTAAAGGCGTATTTCGATGACCCGTCGCCTTCATCCGTCGTCATCTTTATCGCCGAGGAACTTAACGGCGTTCGCAAAATGGGAAAGCTTTTGCGATCGCAGCCGGGCACTGTGGAATTCACGCAGCTCGATGACGAAAAGGCCGCTTCGTGGGCGCGCAGCACATTCAAGAAGGCAGGCGTGTCGATAGACGGAACGGCTTTGCGGCATCTGATATCGCTGGTCGGGAATGATATACGGCGGCTGAGTAATGAGGTCGATAAGCTCACTACCGCATCCTTTCCGTCCATGCTGGTCGATCAGCAGCTTATCGATCTGCTTGTCCCGAACACACGCGAGATGACCAACTTTGCCCTTGCCGGCCAGATCCTTAAGCAAGACAAAAGGGCGGCTCTCGAGGTGCTGAGAAAGATACTCGATGACGGGGCCGAACCTGTAATGCTGATCGGCCTGCTCGGTTATAACTTTCGCACGCTGCTTATTGCCGCCTCAATGATGTCGCAGGGCGCCGACCGACGTGACATCACCGCAGTTCTGCGACGCCCGACACGCGAACAGGACGAGATCTTTCATGCCGCCAGACGCTACGGCAAAAAGAAACTCGGTGAAATGCTGCGGCGTATAGCCGAGACCGACCTCGCACTCAAGACATCGCTCGGCGGCGGCGGGCCGCAAGGCAGCCGTTTGCTTATGGAAGTACTTGTTTGCGAGCTTGCGGCGGCGTAG